The following are encoded in a window of Numida meleagris isolate 19003 breed g44 Domestic line chromosome 13, NumMel1.0, whole genome shotgun sequence genomic DNA:
- the GNA12 gene encoding guanine nucleotide-binding protein subunit alpha-12, producing the protein MSGVVRTLSRCLLPAEATGREQPRREGKERSRDAEREARRRSREIDAMLARERRAVRRLVKILLLGAGESGKSTFLKQMRIIHGREFDQKALLEFRATIYENILKGCRVLVDARDKLGIPWQYTENEKHGMFLMAFENKAGMPIEPATFQLYVPALCALWRDSGIKEAFSRRSEYQLGESVKYFLDNLDRIGQLNYFPSKQDILLARKATKGIVEHDFIIKKIPFKMVDVGGQRSQRQKWFQCFDGITSILFMVSSSEYDQVLMEDRRTNRLVESMNIFETIVNNKLFFNVSIILFLNKMDLLVEKVKTVSIKKYFSDFKGDPHRLDDVQRYLVQCFDRKRRNRSKPLFHHFTTAIDTENIRFVFHAVKDTILQENLKDIMLQ; encoded by the exons ATGTCCGGCGTGGTGCGCACCCTCAGCCGCTGCCTGCTGCCGGCCGAGGCCACGGGCCGAGAGCAGCCGAGGCGGGAGGGCAAGGAGCGGAGCCGCGATGCGGAGCGGGAGGCGAGGCGGCGGAGCCGGGAGATCGACGCGATGCTGGCCCGGGAGCGGCGGGCCGTGAGGCGCCTCGTCAAAATCCTGCTGCTGGGCGCCGGGGAGAGCGGCAAGTCCACTTTCCTCAAGCAGATGCGGATCATCCACGGCCGAGAGTTCGATCAGAAGGCGCTGCTGGAGTTCCGGGCCACCATCTACGAGAACATCCTCAAG GGCTGCAGGGTTCTGGTTGACGCACGGGACAAACTGGGGATCCCTTGGCAGTACACGGAGAATGAGAAGCACGGAATGTTTTTGAtggcttttgaaaacaaagctggaaTGCCCATCGAGCCTGCCACGTTCCAGCTGTACGTACCTGCGCTGTGCGCCCTGTGGAGGGATTCAGGAATCAAGGAAGCCTTCAGCCGTCGCAGCGAGTATCAGCTG ggtgaatcagtgaaatatttcctgGATAACCTGGATCGGATCGGTCAGCTG AATTATTTCCCCAGCAAACAAGATATTTTGTTGGCTAGAAAAGCTACCAAGGGAATAGTAGAGCATGatttcatcattaaaaaaatccctttcaAGATGGTGGATGTAGGTGGACAGCGATCTCAGCGTCAAAAGTGGTTTCAGTGCTTTGATGGAATAACTTCAATTTTGTTTATGGTTTCCTCCAGTGAATACGATCAGGTTCTCATGGAAGACAGACGCACAAATAGACTCGTGGAATCCATGAATATCTTTGAGACAATAGTCAATAACAagcttttctttaatgtttctaTCATCCTGTTCCTCAACAAGATGGATCTTCTTGTAGAAAAGGTAAAGACTGTCAGCATTAAGAAGTATTTCTCGGACTTCAAGGGTGACCCTCACAGGCTAGATGATGTTCAACGTTATCTGGTGCAGTGCTTtgacagaaagaggagaaacCGTAGTAAGCCGCTCTTCCATCACTTCACCACTGCCATAGACACTGAAAACATCCGTTTTGTGTTTCATGCTGTGAAGGACACCATCCTTCAAGAGAATCTGAAGGATATCATGTTGCAGTGA